Proteins from a genomic interval of Schistocerca serialis cubense isolate TAMUIC-IGC-003099 chromosome 11, iqSchSeri2.2, whole genome shotgun sequence:
- the LOC126426462 gene encoding dentin sialophosphoprotein-like, producing the protein MRVLLALVMRRRSGYVNKFFMLWVVKKVNLSALQPSVQIQLSSVSTQLNSTQFSFNSTQFSSVSTQLNSTQLSSDSSQFSSDSSQFSSDSSQFSSDSSQFSSDPSQFSSDPSQISSDPFQFSSDPSQFSSAPSQLSSDPSQFSSDPSQFSSDPSQFSSGPSQFSSDPSQFSSDRSEFSSDPSQFSLDPSQFSSDPSQFSSDPSQFSSDPPQFSSDPPQFSSDPPQFSSDPSQFSSDPSQFSSDPSHFSSDPSQFSFYPSQFSSDPSQFSSDPSQFNSDSSQFSSDSSQFSSDPSQFSSDPSQFSSDPSQFSSDPSQFSSDLSQFSSDLSHFSSDLSQFSSDPYQFSSDPSQFSSDRSQFSSDPSQFSSDLSQFSSDPSQFSSDPSQFSSDPSQFSSDPSQFSSGPSQFSSDPSQFSSDRSQFSSDPSQFSLDPSQFSSDPSQFSSDPSQFSSDPPQFSSDPPQFSSDPSQFSSDPSQFSSDPPQFSSDPPQFSSDPSQFSSDPSQFSSDPSHFSSDSSQFSSDSSQFSSDSSQFSSDSSQFSSDPSQFSSDPSQISSDPFQFSSDPSQFSSAPSQFSSDPSQFSSDPSQFSSDPSQFSSGPSQFSSDPSQFSSDRSQFSSDPSQFSLDPSQFSSDPSQFSSDPSQFSSDPSQFSLDSPQFSSDPPQFSSDPSQFSSDPSQFSSDPSHFSSDPSQFSFYPSQFSSDPSQFSSDPSQFNSDSSQFSSDSSQFSSDSSQFSSDPSQFSSDPSQFSSDPSQFSSDPSQFSSDLSQFSSDLSHFSSDLSQFSSDPYQFSSDPSQFSSDPSQFSSDPSQFSSDLSQFSSDPSQFSSDPSQFSSDPSQFSSDPSQFSSDPSQFSSDPSQNSSDPSQNSSDPSQFSSDPSQFNSDPSQFSSDPSQFSSDPSQFSSDPSQLSSDPSQFIQFSSDPSQFSSDPSQFSSDPSQFSSDPSQFSSDPSQFSSDPSQFSSDPPQFSSYPSQFSSYPSQFSSDPSQFISDPSQFSSDSSQFSSDSSEFSSDSSQFSSDSSQFSSDSSQFSSDSSQFSSDSSQFSSDSSQFSSDSSQFSSDSSQFSSNQYNFR; encoded by the exons GGTATGTAAATAAGTTTTTCATGCTATGGGTTGTAAAAAAGGTGAACTTGTCTGCACTCCAACCTTCAGTTCAGATCCAACTCAGTTCAGTTtcaactcaactcaactcaactcaGTTCAGTTTCAACTCAACTCAATTCAGTTCAGTTtcaactcaactcaactcaactcaactcagttcagattcatctcagttcagttcagattcatctcaattcagttcagattcatctcaatTCAgctcagattcatctcagttcagttcagatccatctcagttcagttcagatccatCTCAGATCAGTTCAGATCcatttcagttcagttcagatccatctcagttcagttcagctCCATCTCAGCTCAGTTCAgatccatctcagttcagttcagatccatctcagttcagttcagatccatctcagttcagttcaggtccatctcagttcagttcagatccatctcagttcagttcagatcgaTCTGAGTTCAGTTCGGATCCATCTCAGTTCAGTTTGgatccatctcagttcagttcggatccatctcagttcagttcggatccatctcagttcagttcggatccacctcagttcagttcagatccacctcagttcagttcagatccacCTCAGTTCAGTTCGgatccatctcagttcagttcggatccatctcagttcagttcgGATCCATCTCACTTCAGTTCGGATCCATCTCAGTTCAGTTTTTatccatctcagttcagttcagatccgtctcagttcagttcagatccgTCTCAGTTCAATTCAGATtcgtctcagttcagttcagattcgtctcagttcagttcagatccgtctcagttcagttcagatccgtctcagttcagttcagatccgtctcagttcagttcagatccgtctcagttcagttcagatctgtctcagttcagttcagatctgTCTCATTTCAGTTCAGATCTGTCTCAGTTCAGCTCAGATCCATatcagttcagttcagatccatctcagttcagttcagatcgatctcagttcagttcagatccatctcagttcagttcagatctgtctcagttcagttcagatccatctcagttcagttcagatccatctcagttcagttcagatccatctcagttcagttcagatccatctcagttcagttcaggtccatctcagttcagttcagatccatctcagttcagttcagatcgaTCTCAGTTCAGTTCGGATCCATCTCAGTTCAGTTTGgatccatctcagttcagttcggatccatctcagttcagttcggatccatctcagttcagttcggatccacctcagttcagttcagatccacCTCAGTTCAGTTCGgatccatctcagttcagttcggatccatctcagttcagttcggatccacctcagttcagttcagatccacCTCAGTTCAGTTCGgatccatctcagttcagttcggatccatctcagttcagttcgGATCCATCACacttcagttcagattcatctcagttcagttcagattcatctcaattcagttcagattcatctcaatTCAgctcagattcatctcagttcagttcagatccatctcagttcagttcagatccatCTCAGATCAGTTCAGATCcatttcagttcagttcagatccatctcagttcagttcagctccatctcagttcagttcagatccatctcagttcagttcagatccatctcagttcagttcagatccatctcagttcagttcaggtccatctcagttcagttcagatccatctcagttcagttcagatcgaTCTCAGTTCAGTTCGGATCCATCTCAGTTCAGTTTGgatccatctcagttcagttcggatccatctcagttcagttcggatccatctcagttcagttcggatccatctcagttcagtttggattcacctcagttcagttcagatccacCTCAGTTCAGTTCGgatccatctcagttcagttcggatccatctcagttcagttcgGATCCATCTCACTTCAGTTCGGATCCATCTCAGTTCAGTTTTTatccatctcagttcagttcagatccgtctcagttcagttcagatccgTCTCAGTTCAATTCAGATtcgtctcagttcagttcagattcgtctcagttcagttcagattcgtctcagttcagttcagatccgtctcagttcagttcagatccgtctcagttcagttcagatccgtctcagttcagttcagatccgtctcagttcagttcagatctgtctcagttcagttcagatctgTCTCATTTCAGTTCAGATCTGTCTCAGTTCAGCTCAGATCCATatcagttcagttcagatccatctcagttcagttcagatccatctcagttcagttcagatccatctcagttcagttcagatctgtctcagttcagttcagatccatctcagttcagttcagatccatctcagttcagttcagatccatctcagttcagttcagatccatctcagttcagttcagatccatctcagttcagttcagatccatctcagaacagttcagatccatctcagaacagttcagatccatctcagttcagttcagatccatctcagttcaattcagatccatctcagttcagttcagatccatctcagttcagttcagatccatctcagttcagttcgGATCCATCTCAGTTAAGTTCAGATCCATCTCAGTTCA ttcagttcagttcggatccatctcagttcagttcagatccatctcagttcagttcagatccgtctcagttcagttcagatccatctcagttcagttcagatccatctcaattcagttcggatccatctcagttcagttcagatccacCTCAGTTCAGTTCATatccatctcagttcagttcatacccatctcagttcagttcagatccatCTCAGTTCATTTCAgatccatctcagttcagttcagattcatctcagttcagttcagattcatctgagttcagttcagattcatctcagttcagttcagattcatctcagttcagttcagattcatctcagttcagttcagattcatctcagttcagttcagattcatctcagttcagttcagattcatctcagttcagttcagattcatctcagttcagttcagattcatctcagttcagttcaaaTCAATACAATTTCAGGTGA